One window from the genome of Lentibacillus daqui encodes:
- the hprK gene encoding HPr(Ser) kinase/phosphatase, whose amino-acid sequence MEIVRTKDLLENFNLTLVAGKDGIHREIPTSDISRPGIEMTGYFKYYPKERLQLIGKTEMAYYLDLTTSQQKDRAAKLCTDITPGIVISRGMDVPQPMLDAADEFGVPILQSPRKTSRVISRLTNYLEAKYAPFTAIHGVLVDIYGVGVLITGQSGVGKSETALELVKRGHRLVADDSVEIRQEDYDRLIGNSPPLIEHLLEIRGLGIINVMTLFGAGAVRNYKKISLIINLESWDEEKQYDRLGLDEEKMKIMDVELPKATIPVRPGRNLAVIIEVAAMNYRLKKMGFNAAEEFSERLTTMIDQEKDATE is encoded by the coding sequence ATGGAAATCGTACGGACAAAGGATCTATTAGAGAATTTTAATTTAACGCTTGTAGCGGGGAAAGACGGCATACATAGGGAAATACCAACAAGTGATATCTCCCGTCCAGGAATTGAAATGACTGGTTATTTTAAGTATTATCCCAAAGAACGTTTACAATTAATAGGCAAGACGGAAATGGCCTATTATTTAGATCTTACCACTAGTCAACAAAAAGATCGGGCGGCCAAGTTATGTACGGACATAACCCCCGGCATCGTAATTAGCAGAGGGATGGATGTTCCGCAGCCAATGCTTGATGCAGCCGATGAGTTTGGTGTGCCCATTCTCCAATCACCCAGGAAAACGAGCAGGGTTATTAGCAGGCTGACAAATTATCTGGAGGCCAAATATGCCCCATTTACAGCTATTCATGGTGTACTAGTTGACATCTATGGAGTCGGCGTGTTGATCACGGGTCAAAGCGGGGTAGGAAAGAGTGAAACCGCATTGGAATTAGTTAAACGTGGACATCGACTGGTCGCTGATGACAGTGTAGAAATACGCCAGGAAGATTATGATAGGTTAATTGGTAATTCCCCGCCATTAATTGAACACTTACTGGAAATTCGCGGATTGGGCATCATAAATGTAATGACCTTGTTTGGTGCAGGGGCAGTACGCAATTATAAAAAAATCTCACTTATCATCAACCTGGAATCGTGGGATGAGGAAAAGCAATATGATCGACTTGGTCTTGATGAAGAGAAAATGAAAATTATGGATGTGGAGCTTCCAAAAGCAACGATCCCAGTTAGACCGGGAAGGAACCTTGCTGTGATTATTGAAGTAGCTGCCATGAATTACCGTTTGAAAAAAATGGGATTTAATGCTGCAGAAGAATTTTCCGAGCGCCTAACAACCATGATTGATCAAGAAAAAGATGCAACGGAATAG
- the rapZ gene encoding RNase adapter RapZ gives MSEMEQETKLVIITGMSGAGKTVAVQSFEDLGYYCVDNLPPALLPKFLELMRDATNNIRRVALVMDLRGREFFDSLFEALDVLGEADWLEEHIIFLDAKDETLVTRYKETRRSHPLAVGGLPLKGIKQERKILDELRGRAQRIIDTTNLKPRELREKILKAYAEDKQEIFSVHLVSFGFKYGVPIDADLMFDVRFLPNPHYVPHLQPLTGLNQDVASYVFKWTDTQKFSEKVLDLLQFMLPQYKKEGKSQLVVAIGCTGGQHRSVTLAEYFAKQLSTGYITHITHRDIDKRKGNRI, from the coding sequence ATGAGCGAAATGGAACAGGAAACGAAATTAGTTATTATTACCGGGATGTCTGGCGCAGGAAAAACCGTTGCCGTACAAAGTTTTGAGGATCTTGGTTATTATTGCGTAGATAATCTCCCTCCAGCACTGTTGCCAAAATTTTTAGAGCTTATGCGAGATGCAACAAATAATATTAGACGGGTTGCTCTAGTAATGGATCTGCGTGGGCGTGAATTTTTTGATTCGCTGTTTGAGGCGCTTGATGTGTTGGGTGAAGCGGATTGGCTTGAGGAACACATTATCTTTTTGGATGCTAAGGACGAGACCCTTGTGACAAGATATAAAGAAACGCGGCGTTCCCATCCATTAGCAGTTGGCGGTCTGCCGCTTAAGGGGATTAAGCAGGAGCGGAAAATACTGGATGAACTAAGGGGGCGGGCGCAACGGATAATTGATACAACAAATCTGAAACCGCGTGAACTGCGTGAAAAGATTTTAAAGGCTTATGCAGAAGATAAACAAGAGATTTTTTCTGTTCATTTGGTCTCATTTGGTTTTAAATATGGGGTACCGATTGATGCGGATTTAATGTTCGATGTCCGATTTTTACCAAATCCGCATTATGTTCCACATTTACAGCCTTTAACAGGACTGAATCAGGATGTTGCATCATATGTATTTAAATGGACGGATACACAGAAATTTAGCGAAAAAGTTCTTGATTTACTGCAATTTATGCTGCCACAGTATAAAAAAGAAGGGAAATCCCAATTGGTCGTGGCGATTGGATGTACGGGTGGGCAACATCGCTCGGTTACGTTGGCAGAATACTTTGCAAAGCAATTATCAACCGGGTATATTACGCATATTACGCACCGGGATATTGATAAACGGAAGGGAAATCGTATATGA
- a CDS encoding acyltransferase — translation MRNTKRYPVKHANSLWQIYRTVPFWKVVKNFIVIQTARYTPFLAMKNWLYRTFLHMSVGRQTAFALMVMPDIMFPEKITVGSNSVIGYNTTILAHEYLIKEYRIGKVTIGDEVMIGANTTILPGVTIGDHAIVSAGTLVNKNVPAGAFVGGNPMQLIYTKEEMEQRQMEDET, via the coding sequence ATGCGGAATACCAAGCGTTATCCGGTTAAACACGCTAATTCCCTATGGCAAATTTATCGGACGGTGCCTTTTTGGAAGGTTGTCAAAAATTTTATCGTCATTCAAACAGCCCGCTATACACCATTTTTGGCAATGAAAAATTGGCTGTATCGTACATTTTTACATATGTCTGTTGGGCGACAAACCGCTTTTGCATTAATGGTTATGCCAGATATTATGTTCCCGGAAAAGATAACAGTAGGTTCAAATTCTGTCATTGGTTATAATACAACGATATTGGCACATGAGTATCTGATTAAGGAATATCGGATTGGTAAGGTAACTATTGGTGACGAGGTAATGATCGGCGCGAATACGACCATATTGCCAGGTGTTACAATTGGGGATCATGCAATTGTATCGGCGGGAACACTTGTAAATAAAAATGTTCCTGCCGGCGCGTTTGTTGGCGGTAACCCCATGCAGCTGATTTATACAAAAGAAGAAATGGAACAACGACAGATGGAAGATGAAACCTAA
- a CDS encoding tetratricopeptide repeat protein, protein MQQLKNITKSEQDNILPFIPEGDFYFMKGVEAFRRRKFDLSLKWLQKAVEQEPEEPLYQCQMSIVYTEIGAYDKANQVLTDVLQFTREAYTDCYYLLANNYAHLGLLQDAKKYARTYLDSEPDGDFSEDAKSLLEILDIDEDDGEWALEEEDELLIYQETVFYHMENQEWEKALPLLEEMVTLFPEYTAVHHDYAQALFYSGSPKRAIQLEHDLLDKEPNSLISRCNLAIFYYAYNQRSEGEKYVQALLNIYPVQEQQKLRIAVTLASVGLYSDATARFRLLKKGIVKNHPSYYRWYSTALFKSGNAAKALELWKEGCKKHPKLAYEDVQWML, encoded by the coding sequence GTGCAACAACTAAAGAATATAACAAAAAGCGAGCAGGATAATATTCTACCGTTTATCCCTGAGGGTGACTTTTATTTTATGAAAGGTGTCGAAGCTTTTCGACGGAGAAAATTTGATCTTTCGTTAAAATGGTTGCAAAAAGCGGTTGAACAGGAGCCTGAAGAACCGTTATACCAATGCCAAATGTCCATTGTCTATACGGAAATAGGTGCATATGATAAGGCGAATCAGGTGCTGACTGATGTATTACAATTTACCCGTGAAGCATATACAGACTGTTATTATTTACTGGCTAACAATTATGCCCATTTAGGATTGTTACAGGATGCAAAAAAATATGCGCGCACATATCTTGATAGTGAACCAGATGGCGATTTTAGCGAAGATGCCAAAAGTTTGCTTGAAATACTTGATATTGATGAAGACGATGGGGAATGGGCGCTTGAGGAAGAGGATGAGCTCCTGATTTATCAAGAGACAGTGTTTTATCATATGGAGAATCAGGAGTGGGAAAAGGCATTGCCGTTACTCGAAGAAATGGTCACATTGTTTCCGGAATATACTGCGGTGCATCATGATTATGCACAGGCATTATTTTATAGTGGTTCACCGAAACGGGCGATACAACTCGAACATGATCTATTGGATAAAGAACCAAATTCGTTGATTAGCCGATGTAATTTGGCAATTTTTTATTATGCTTATAATCAGCGTTCAGAAGGTGAAAAATATGTGCAGGCACTATTAAATATCTATCCTGTTCAAGAACAGCAGAAATTGCGGATCGCGGTGACATTAGCAAGTGTTGGGTTGTATTCCGATGCAACGGCCCGTTTTCGCTTGCTGAAAAAAGGGATTGTAAAAAATCACCCTTCGTATTATCGGTGGTATAGTACAGCGTTGTTTAAGTCCGGTAATGCAGCAAAAGCGCTGGAACTGTGGAAGGAAGGTTGCAAAAAACACCCAAAGCTGGCATATGAAGATGTACAATGGATGTTGTGA
- the lgt gene encoding prolipoprotein diacylglyceryl transferase: MTCDAPTLDRVFIHVGSFPIYWYGVIIAAGAFIGLWLATREANRLGLKKDIMVDLVVFAIPIAIICARIYYVVFEWDQYKDGPWWGVFAIWNGGIAIHGALIGAVLTAIIFSRVKKVSFWQLADIAAPSLILGQAIGRWGNFMNQEAHGGPISEAAYHHFHQYLPDFIMNQMCIDGVMYHPTFLYESVWDILVFLFLLWLRRRNPARGEVFLAYAMTYSVGRFFVEGMRTDSLVSEGIRAAQVISVVIIVVGIVLIFYRRKSGMAKYHYDGTKLPSRKK; encoded by the coding sequence TTGACTTGTGATGCACCGACACTTGATCGTGTGTTTATACACGTTGGATCATTTCCAATTTATTGGTATGGCGTTATTATTGCTGCTGGAGCATTTATTGGATTATGGTTGGCCACCAGAGAAGCAAACCGTCTTGGGTTAAAAAAAGATATTATGGTCGATTTGGTTGTCTTTGCTATTCCAATTGCCATTATTTGTGCCCGTATCTATTATGTCGTTTTTGAATGGGATCAGTATAAAGATGGACCCTGGTGGGGTGTGTTCGCCATTTGGAATGGTGGAATCGCCATTCATGGGGCATTGATTGGTGCCGTACTGACAGCAATAATATTTTCCCGAGTAAAAAAGGTATCCTTCTGGCAGTTGGCGGACATTGCGGCCCCAAGCCTTATCCTGGGACAGGCAATCGGGCGCTGGGGCAACTTTATGAATCAAGAGGCACATGGCGGACCAATATCGGAGGCTGCGTATCATCATTTTCATCAATATTTGCCAGATTTTATTATGAATCAGATGTGTATCGACGGCGTCATGTATCACCCCACCTTTCTTTATGAATCTGTCTGGGATATACTTGTGTTTTTATTTTTACTATGGCTACGCAGAAGAAACCCGGCGCGTGGCGAAGTATTCCTTGCCTATGCCATGACATACTCGGTCGGCAGATTTTTTGTGGAAGGAATGCGGACGGATAGTCTGGTTTCCGAGGGTATACGAGCTGCGCAAGTTATCTCTGTCGTAATTATTGTGGTCGGTATTGTCTTAATCTTTTACCGACGGAAATCCGGGATGGCCAAATATCATTACGATGGAACGAAATTGCCTTCAAGAAAGAAATAA
- a CDS encoding glycerol-3-phosphate dehydrogenase/oxidase, whose amino-acid sequence MTNFSSFNRDHIFKNLTDKQLDVLVIGGGITGSGIALDAVTRGLSTGVVEMQDFAAGTSSRSTKLVHGGLRYLAQFEVKMVAEVGKERAIVYENGPHVTTPEWMMLPFHKGGTFGPFTTNIGLRVYDFLAGVKKTERRKMLSPQEALKKEPLIKRENLRGAGYYVEYKTDDARLTIEVIKKAVQKGAHAVNYAQATEFIYDKSGKVIGAYVRDQLTGEMHEIYAKKIVNACGPWVDDLRELDGSKKGKSLHLTKGIHLVFPKKRFPLQQAIYFDTPDKRMVFAIPREDKTYVGTTDTSYEGDIAHPTMTEADRDYLLDAINYMFPTMDMKASDVESSWAGLRPLIAEDGKNPDEISRKDEIFVSDSGLISMAGGKLTGYRKMAEQAVDKVVKQLKEEENILYSDSETRNLPISGGEVGGSKGYQQFKQRKIEEAQALGLDEETALMLVKKYGANIDTIFEIYQEKQAEAKQVEIDPVVFAQLIYAMEYELTYKPVDFFIRRTGGLFFDINWVRTHKDNVIAYMAQVLGWSYEQETAYRNELDQLLREAVTPVG is encoded by the coding sequence ATGACAAATTTTTCAAGTTTTAACCGTGATCATATTTTTAAAAACTTAACAGATAAACAGCTGGATGTCCTGGTAATCGGTGGTGGAATAACAGGATCGGGTATTGCATTGGATGCTGTCACCCGAGGATTATCTACCGGAGTGGTCGAAATGCAGGATTTTGCTGCAGGTACATCGAGTCGCTCAACAAAACTTGTCCATGGCGGCTTACGTTATCTGGCACAATTTGAAGTGAAAATGGTTGCGGAAGTGGGTAAAGAGCGGGCAATCGTCTATGAAAATGGCCCACATGTTACCACGCCGGAATGGATGATGCTTCCATTTCATAAAGGTGGAACATTCGGACCGTTTACTACCAACATTGGGCTGCGCGTTTACGACTTTCTTGCCGGTGTTAAAAAAACGGAACGCAGAAAAATGTTAAGCCCGCAAGAAGCACTAAAAAAAGAGCCTTTAATCAAACGTGAAAATTTAAGAGGTGCCGGGTATTATGTGGAATATAAGACGGATGATGCCCGATTAACCATTGAGGTTATCAAAAAGGCTGTGCAAAAAGGTGCACATGCTGTCAATTATGCACAGGCTACAGAATTTATATATGATAAATCCGGGAAGGTAATAGGTGCCTATGTACGTGATCAATTGACCGGAGAAATGCATGAGATCTATGCCAAAAAGATTGTCAATGCTTGTGGGCCATGGGTAGATGATCTTCGGGAATTGGACGGTTCTAAAAAAGGGAAATCACTGCATTTAACCAAAGGTATTCACCTGGTATTTCCTAAAAAACGATTTCCGTTACAACAGGCCATTTACTTTGATACTCCTGACAAACGGATGGTTTTTGCTATTCCCCGGGAAGATAAAACCTATGTCGGTACTACCGATACGAGCTATGAAGGAGATATCGCTCATCCAACTATGACTGAAGCAGATCGTGATTATTTACTTGATGCGATCAATTATATGTTCCCAACAATGGATATGAAGGCATCAGATGTTGAATCAAGCTGGGCAGGATTACGGCCATTAATTGCCGAAGACGGGAAAAACCCGGATGAAATTTCGCGGAAAGATGAAATATTTGTTTCTGATTCTGGTTTAATTTCGATGGCTGGCGGAAAATTAACCGGTTATCGAAAAATGGCGGAACAAGCGGTTGATAAGGTTGTCAAGCAATTAAAAGAAGAAGAAAACATTTTATATTCGGATTCGGAGACCCGTAATCTGCCTATTTCCGGTGGGGAAGTTGGCGGATCAAAGGGATATCAGCAATTTAAACAGCGGAAAATAGAAGAGGCACAAGCGCTTGGTCTTGATGAAGAAACAGCATTGATGCTTGTGAAGAAGTATGGGGCAAATATTGACACCATTTTCGAAATTTATCAGGAAAAACAAGCAGAAGCCAAACAAGTTGAAATTGATCCGGTTGTTTTTGCTCAACTTATTTACGCCATGGAATATGAACTGACCTATAAACCGGTTGATTTCTTTATCCGCCGCACAGGTGGTTTATTCTTTGATATTAACTGGGTAAGAACGCACAAAGACAATGTAATTGCTTATATGGCACAGGTTTTGGGATGGTCATATGAACAGGAAACAGCTTACCGTAATGAATTGGACCAGCTGCTTCGTGAGGCAGTTACACCTGTAGGATAA
- the ppaX gene encoding pyrophosphatase PpaX, with amino-acid sequence MNMDTILFDLDGTLIDTNELIIASFQHTFKHYGMAITREQTIEFIGPPLNESFASLVPAEQVAAMIDTYREHNLLHHDDYVTAFPHVVETIKQLKEHGLKLGIVTTKRFQSVEKGVKLTALEPFFDVTITLDDVTHAKPHPEPVIMAMKRLGAQRESTLMVGDNSHDIEAGQHAGVQTAAVAWSLKGREKMLEYNPTYILDDIRDLLTIIGV; translated from the coding sequence ATGAATATGGATACAATACTTTTTGATTTGGATGGAACATTAATTGATACAAATGAATTAATTATTGCTTCTTTTCAACATACATTCAAGCATTATGGAATGGCGATAACCCGGGAGCAAACGATTGAATTTATCGGACCGCCATTGAATGAATCCTTTGCGAGCTTAGTACCAGCGGAACAGGTGGCTGCCATGATTGATACGTATCGTGAACATAATTTACTGCACCATGACGATTATGTAACGGCCTTCCCTCATGTGGTGGAGACAATAAAACAACTTAAAGAGCACGGGCTAAAACTGGGGATTGTAACAACGAAAAGATTTCAATCCGTAGAAAAAGGAGTAAAATTAACGGCTCTGGAACCATTCTTTGATGTAACGATTACACTTGATGATGTAACCCATGCGAAACCACATCCAGAACCTGTTATTATGGCCATGAAGCGGCTGGGTGCACAAAGAGAATCGACGCTAATGGTTGGAGATAATTCGCATGATATCGAGGCTGGTCAGCATGCTGGTGTGCAAACGGCGGCGGTCGCATGGTCATTAAAGGGAAGGGAAAAAATGCTGGAATATAATCCAACTTATATACTTGATGATATCAGGGATCTGTTAACGATCATTGGGGTGTGA
- a CDS encoding gluconeogenesis factor YvcK family protein: MNSKARANVVVIGGGTGMPVLLRGLKDLPIQLTALVTVADDGGSTGRLRSEMAMPAPGDIRNVIAALSDAEPMLLDLFQHRFANGNGLSGHSMGNLLLAAMTSITGDFYTGIKEISRVLNVKGKIYPISNENMSLHAKMTDGSIVSGESAIPMAHKRIERVFLKPQPIKPLPNAVKAIEQADLIVISPGSLYTSIMPNLIIPQIDMAIREAKGRVVYVCNVMTQAGETTGYTASDHVKAIYDHVGEGCIDSIIVHNEPISKSVRSVYAEENADPVVYDIDQLLAMNLQIIEGDIIDHSKMTLRHDTQKIAKLLYSIIDQ, from the coding sequence ATGAACAGCAAAGCCCGAGCAAACGTAGTTGTAATTGGTGGTGGAACAGGAATGCCGGTTCTTCTGCGTGGCTTAAAGGATTTACCAATTCAGCTAACAGCCCTGGTAACTGTTGCCGATGATGGTGGCAGCACCGGCAGATTACGGTCGGAAATGGCTATGCCTGCCCCGGGGGATATTCGTAATGTCATCGCTGCTTTATCAGATGCAGAACCAATGTTGCTTGACCTATTCCAGCATCGATTTGCCAATGGAAATGGGCTGTCCGGCCATTCGATGGGCAATCTTTTGCTGGCTGCTATGACATCAATAACAGGAGATTTCTATACTGGAATTAAGGAAATCTCACGTGTGCTTAATGTAAAAGGAAAAATTTATCCAATATCCAATGAAAATATGTCACTTCATGCGAAAATGACCGATGGTTCGATTGTTTCGGGTGAATCAGCCATTCCAATGGCCCATAAACGAATTGAACGGGTATTTTTAAAGCCCCAGCCAATTAAACCATTACCAAATGCGGTAAAGGCCATTGAACAGGCAGATCTGATTGTCATCTCCCCAGGGAGTTTATACACGAGTATTATGCCAAACTTGATCATTCCACAAATTGATATGGCCATCAGGGAAGCGAAAGGTCGTGTGGTTTATGTATGTAATGTCATGACCCAGGCAGGGGAGACAACTGGATATACAGCCAGTGATCATGTGAAAGCCATTTATGATCATGTCGGTGAAGGCTGTATAGATTCAATTATTGTTCATAATGAACCAATCAGCAAGTCCGTACGAAGTGTTTATGCCGAAGAAAACGCGGACCCGGTAGTTTACGACATAGATCAGCTGCTTGCCATGAATTTACAAATCATTGAAGGCGATATTATCGACCATTCAAAAATGACATTGCGCCATGATACGCAGAAAATTGCCAAACTGCTTTATTCTATTATTGATCAATGA
- a CDS encoding PspC domain-containing protein, with protein MPKRLTRSIRDRKVAGVLGGIAEYFNIDSTIVRLAFVILLITSFFTLTLIYLLAVFIMPNDGEVY; from the coding sequence ATGCCCAAACGTTTAACAAGATCGATTAGAGACCGTAAAGTTGCTGGTGTTTTGGGCGGAATAGCCGAATACTTTAATATTGATTCGACTATTGTCAGACTGGCATTTGTTATTTTGCTCATAACGAGTTTCTTTACTTTAACCCTGATCTATTTGCTAGCTGTTTTCATTATGCCAAATGATGGTGAGGTGTATTAA
- a CDS encoding phage holin family protein, which yields MFLRWILSVFLNAVALIVVAQLFDSFHLEGFGTALLASVILSILNVIVKPILIIFTLPITVLSLGLFLFVINAITLMITQGLMDASFVIEGFGTAVIASIIISILNLLLNQLVKDTIR from the coding sequence ATGTTTTTGCGGTGGATATTGTCCGTCTTCTTGAATGCGGTAGCCCTCATCGTAGTAGCGCAGCTGTTTGATTCTTTTCATTTGGAGGGATTCGGTACAGCACTTCTGGCAAGTGTTATTTTATCCATTTTAAATGTGATCGTAAAACCAATTTTGATTATTTTCACCTTGCCAATTACAGTCTTATCGCTGGGATTGTTTTTGTTTGTGATTAATGCGATTACATTAATGATTACGCAAGGGCTGATGGATGCCTCGTTTGTTATTGAAGGATTTGGCACAGCTGTTATTGCCTCTATTATTATTTCCATCCTAAACCTTTTGTTGAATCAGTTGGTAAAAGATACGATACGTTAA
- a CDS encoding 8-oxo-dGTP diphosphatase — translation MQRVTNCILIHDDHVLVIKKPRHGWYAIPGGKMEQGESIKESVQREYWEETSLTLSHPRLTGVFTFNIFDGEDVIQEWMMFTFVCHHYTGEMTTYCREGELEWVPLGRVHQLPMAEGDHKIFQHAFTSNELLYGTFQYTKAYELLDMRLDPADSAI, via the coding sequence ATGCAGCGGGTTACAAACTGTATATTAATACATGATGATCACGTATTAGTCATAAAAAAACCAAGACACGGGTGGTATGCGATCCCAGGTGGAAAGATGGAACAAGGGGAATCCATTAAGGAATCTGTTCAAAGGGAATATTGGGAGGAAACGTCATTAACGTTAAGTCATCCACGTCTGACAGGGGTTTTTACATTTAACATTTTTGATGGAGAAGATGTTATTCAGGAGTGGATGATGTTCACCTTTGTTTGTCATCATTACACGGGTGAGATGACAACGTATTGTCGGGAAGGGGAGCTTGAATGGGTTCCACTTGGTCGTGTGCATCAATTGCCAATGGCTGAAGGTGACCATAAGATTTTTCAACATGCTTTCACGTCAAATGAATTATTATACGGCACATTTCAATATACAAAAGCGTACGAGTTGCTTGATATGCGGCTAGATCCGGCTGATTCCGCCATATAG
- the whiA gene encoding DNA-binding protein WhiA — MSFASEIKKELTSIEVDECCKTAELAALIRMNGAISLSRQAYLLDVQTENAAIARRIYTLIKSSYPLPVELLVRKKMKLKKNNVYIVRLKKDVRKLLVDLDILEEPYTFVRTISNQFLNQTCCQRAYLRGAFLAGGSINNPETSSYHLEIFNFYQEHNDALCDLLNSFDLKARKLERKNGYITYIKEAEKITEFLNLIGAHNALFKFEDVRIVRDMRNSVNRLVNCETANLNKTIGAAFRQIENIKFIEQTVGLDALPEKLREIAILRIQYEDVSLKELGELVKGGKISKSGVNHRLKKIDEFADKLRNGEKLGALKE, encoded by the coding sequence ATGTCTTTTGCTTCAGAAATAAAGAAAGAGCTGACTTCCATAGAGGTGGATGAATGCTGCAAGACTGCGGAATTGGCAGCATTAATCCGTATGAATGGTGCTATCTCCCTTTCCAGACAGGCATATTTGCTTGATGTGCAAACAGAAAACGCCGCTATTGCCCGCCGCATTTATACATTAATTAAATCTTCCTATCCGCTGCCAGTGGAATTGCTTGTCCGTAAAAAAATGAAATTAAAGAAAAATAATGTATATATCGTTCGTTTAAAAAAGGATGTACGCAAACTGTTGGTTGATCTTGATATTCTTGAGGAACCATATACATTTGTGCGGACAATTTCCAACCAGTTTTTAAATCAAACCTGCTGTCAGCGGGCCTATTTACGTGGCGCTTTTTTAGCTGGAGGATCCATTAATAATCCGGAGACTTCCTCTTACCATTTGGAAATATTCAATTTTTATCAGGAACATAATGATGCCCTATGTGACCTGTTAAACAGCTTTGACCTAAAAGCACGTAAACTGGAACGGAAGAACGGCTATATAACGTATATTAAGGAAGCCGAAAAGATTACCGAGTTTTTAAATTTAATTGGGGCACATAATGCTTTATTTAAATTTGAAGATGTCCGGATTGTTCGTGATATGCGAAACTCCGTTAATCGTCTAGTGAATTGCGAGACAGCAAACCTGAATAAAACAATTGGTGCAGCTTTCAGACAAATTGAAAATATTAAATTTATTGAACAAACAGTCGGATTGGATGCATTGCCGGAAAAACTTCGTGAAATTGCGATATTACGCATTCAATATGAAGATGTCTCATTAAAGGAATTAGGGGAATTGGTTAAGGGCGGCAAGATCTCCAAATCTGGTGTAAATCACCGTCTAAAGAAAATTGATGAGTTCGCCGATAAATTACGCAACGGCGAAAAGTTGGGCGCATTAAAAGAGTAA
- the trxB gene encoding thioredoxin-disulfide reductase encodes MSEERIYDVIIAGAGPAGMTAAVYASRADLDTLMIERGIPGGQMANTEDVENYPGFDNILGPDLSNKMFEHAKKFGAAYAYGDIKDVEDHGEYKLIKAGKHEYKTRALIITTGAQYKKLGVPGEEELGGRGVSYCAVCDGAFFKGKDLVVIGGGDSAVEEGMYLTRFANKVTIIHRRDELRAQKIIQQRAFNNDKIDFIWNTVVDTINGPDGKVSSVSLHNKENREKSEFPADGVFIYIGMVPLSEPFKSLGITNEDGYIPTNENMETSIPGIFAAGDIREKELRQIVTATGDGSIAAEAAQSYIDDLKEELNTAKSS; translated from the coding sequence ATGTCCGAAGAACGTATTTATGATGTTATTATTGCTGGTGCCGGTCCCGCTGGCATGACAGCTGCGGTATATGCATCACGGGCAGATCTGGACACACTAATGATTGAACGAGGAATTCCCGGGGGGCAAATGGCCAACACGGAAGATGTGGAAAACTACCCGGGTTTTGACAATATATTAGGTCCGGATTTGTCGAATAAAATGTTTGAACACGCAAAGAAATTTGGTGCAGCATATGCATATGGTGATATTAAGGATGTAGAAGATCATGGTGAATATAAACTGATCAAAGCGGGCAAGCATGAATACAAAACTCGTGCCTTAATCATTACAACCGGGGCACAATATAAAAAATTGGGCGTACCAGGTGAAGAAGAACTTGGTGGTCGCGGCGTATCATATTGTGCCGTTTGTGATGGAGCTTTCTTTAAAGGAAAAGATCTGGTCGTCATCGGTGGTGGTGATTCCGCGGTAGAAGAGGGGATGTATTTAACCCGGTTTGCCAACAAAGTTACGATCATTCACCGCCGTGATGAATTGCGGGCACAAAAGATTATTCAACAGCGTGCATTTAATAACGATAAAATTGATTTTATCTGGAATACTGTTGTGGACACGATCAATGGTCCAGATGGTAAAGTAAGTAGTGTATCACTGCATAACAAAGAAAACCGGGAGAAAAGTGAATTCCCGGCCGATGGAGTATTTATCTATATTGGGATGGTCCCATTAAGTGAACCGTTTAAGTCACTTGGCATTACGAATGAGGATGGTTACATTCCAACTAATGAAAACATGGAGACAAGTATACCAGGTATTTTCGCTGCCGGAGATATTCGGGAAAAGGAACTTCGCCAAATTGTGACAGCGACAGGCGATGGCAGTATTGCTGCAGAAGCGGCACAAAGTTATATTGATGATTTAAAGGAAGAATTAAACACAGCTAAATCATCGTAA